Sequence from the Osmerus eperlanus chromosome 23, fOsmEpe2.1, whole genome shotgun sequence genome:
TCGAGtgtttggctgtgtgtttgtgtgactgtgtgggacTCAGTAAGGTGTGTTTGAAGGCGTCGTGTTGGAGGTGCAGTGTTGGAGGTGCAGTGTTGGAGGTGCAGTGTTGGAGGTGCAGTGTTGGAGGTGCAGTGTTGGAGGTGCAGTGTTGGAGGTGCAGTGTTGGCGGTACAGTGTTGGAGGTGCAGTGTTGGAGGTACAGTGTTGGAGGTGCAGTGTTGGAGGTGCAGTGTTGGAGGTACAGTGGAGCTGCTGGGGGCCTAGAGGGCGCTGTGGGCCCAGCTCACCTTCTGAAGCTGTTCCAGAGTTGGACCCTGAGTTGAAGAATTCATTGTTAAGTCCCACAAACTGGCTTCAccgcctggagggagggagggaggaagagtgtaAAGGAATGCAAGCAAACGGaccatgagtgagtgtgtgtgagtgtgtgtgtgctctcacctgACTGCTGTGAAGCTGAGGTATGCATGTCCCACATGGACCCTGTATCTGGCACTGACATCGACCTGTTCATCGAAGGCATCATACCCTGGTCTccgcacctgacacacacacacattaaaataaggcacacagaacacataccaagacaaacacatgcaACTAACTTAAAATGTAAAACAATTCTAAAAAGGTTTTACTGATATTTCCTACAAGTTTTCGAAGACTTGAAAGTCGAAAACAAGTTTTGAATGTTTGAAGactacacgtccacacacacacctgttgatGAGCTGgaacagctgctgctgctggagctgctggtaGAGAGTGGCTGCTGCTGACAGCTCCTGCTGCTTCTTCAGACGCTCCTGATCCAGGGTGgactggagaggggggagagagagagagacagagacagagagacagagagagagagacagagagagagaggaggaaaggggtaaGGAAGGACgatagagggagatggggattgagaagaaaagaagagagaaaaaaaaaaagagtgaggagaaggcagtgtggaagagagaacttgaaactgcagccccccactccacatcAGCATCACAACACGCCAGGCAGGGTCCCCTGGACCCGGGACTCACGGCGGGGCCGCGGGCGGGCAGGGGGCGTGGCGGCGGGGGCCTGACCAGcaggggcgggggagaggggccCGGGGCGAAAGGCACGCGGCCCCACATCTTGATGACGTCGCCCAGGGGCTGGAAGCCCTCGTCGCAGCCTCGCTTCACCAGCAGGGTCATGGTGAAGTAGCCCGCCTGGAACCACTCACACATCTCCAGGGTGGTGAatggacctgggggggggggggggggggggataggtgaggtgaaggagagggtggactgtgtgtgtgtttgtttgttggggggtatatatgtatgtatgtatgtatgtgtgtgtgtgtgtgtgtggggggggggggggtagatatgtgtgtgtgtgtgtgtgtgagcgctcaCCCTGGATCTCGGCCTGGGGGTCCTTGTAGAACCACTTCATGGCGGCGTcgtgggagaggggcagggcggCCGCCGTGTTCCTGCCGCTGTCCTGCCGCAGCGCCTGCGTGAAGcactcctcctccagggacGAGTCCTGCAGGGACGCCACCATACGCTCcgcctcctacacacacacacacacacagtttggttAACAGTCCAATCGGCTTcttggacggacacacacacacacacacgtagcagCTCGTGTTCCTACCTGCTGCAGGTGCTTCATGCCCTCGTCGTCCTCGGTGTCGCCccccaggggagggagggccctagcagcggaggaggaggaggggggggggggaggcagaccgCAGGAGGCACGGGGGCTGGCCTGGGTGGAGCCCCCTGCTGGCTCATCCTCTGAGGggacacaccaaacacagctGGGGGGTTAGTGAGggaggtccacacacacacacacacgacgcacacacacaaagagtatGTGCGTACCTTTACTTGGCATGGTGCAGGCCTTGGCTGAGTGGCTGTTGGCCAGCGGGGAGGGCTCCAGGCCAGCGAGGGGGGGCCCGCTCTTCAGGCCCAGGGCTGGGGGGGCCgagagggcggggggagaggcggaggggggCAACGACGGGGGCTTCCCCTCGCCGTCACTCAGGCTGGATACAATCTCTCTGATCTCTACAGGgacaacagaggagagagagagagagagggaaagagagacaaagaaaaggaaaaaaacaacaacagaaggGTAAGTAATGCGATCTGAACATGCATCTCATGTTCCATCCTGCCGAgtcagagagatggaagacAGAAGCGACTGAGAACCGTGACCTTATTCGCCCAAGGATGGAGGGATCAATGTGGCAGATTGAAAAGAGTCACTGACTCAGAGAGAGGACTCACCCTGGTCCCTGTCGCCCCCTGCGCTCCCATTCCTCTCCATGTCTCCTGtgcactcctcctcctgcccccctccctcctcgtcctcctccctgccttcctcctcctctatgccCTGGAACTCCAGATCCCCCATCATGGACTCCTTGCCTCCCTTCtgggtgagaagagagagagagcgggggagaagaggagagaagtagGAAGGGGGGGAAGCAAATATTGATTAGAGCTCAAAATGTATAAACACAAAATCCcacgtctctgtctctgtctctgtctctgtctctgtctctgtctctgtctctgtctctgtctctgtctctgtctctgtctctgtctctgtctctgtctcactcactcactcactcactcactcactcactcactcactcactcactcactcactcactctctctctctctctctctctctctctctctctctctcttctccgttACCTTGGAGATGGGCAGGAAGGCCCCGGAGGCGTCGAAGGTGCCcatctccccgtcctcctcgtcGGTGCACCACTCGGGCAGGCCGTCCCGCTCGTCCTCCGGGCCCTCGCTGCGCCGccggcccccctccccaggctccCGGAAGTCGAAGTCAAACTTCCTGCGCCGGCCCTCCCCAGGACCCACGTGTTCCCTCCACCCGGCCGAGCGGGGACCCccgtctggggggaggggggaaaagagCACGGGAGGGTCAGTGAGGGTATCCCGGAAACAGCAGGTCCATACGGCAGATTtgacagtatttgtgtgtgaacacGTGCTAAAAAAGACCTAACTGTGTGTAtacaaaatgtatatgtgaataTTAGAAGTATAAGggtaggagggtgtgtgtgtgtgtgtgtgtgtgtgtgtgtgtgtgtgtgtgtgtgagagggggggggggtaccatctctgtgtgtgtgaacacatgcTATAAAAGACGCAACTGTGTGTATAAAAATAAGTATATGTGAATATTAGGGTGtaagagtaggtgtgtgtgtgtaccgtctcTGCGGACCCCCGCCAGCCTCCAGCTGCCCCCGGGGTCGTTGGCGGCggcggcctcctcctcctcctcctgctcctccctcaggATGCGCCAGTTATCGCTGTCGGAGCGCGTGTACTCCTTCCTGGCGGCCGCCGGCCCCGCCTCCTCGAAGCCCACGCGCACGGCCTCGCGCCCCCCGCGCACGCTCGCCTTCTCAAAGCGCCTCTCGCCcctggagacaggggagggggttaaagcgagagagaggggacgtgcaggcgggggggagagagagagcgaaagagacttAAAGAAGAGACCCTACGACTGTGTACAGCCAACCAATGTACGCCCTCTCAGAAAGACAAAACTAAtgaagtaaacaggaagttggcgtttcgagggagagagagggggaaatggTCCGGTTGCTTGGTTACCTGTCGTCCCAGCTCTGGGAGCGGTGGATCTCTCTGGCGGCGCGGCCAAAGCCCACCTCTGCCTCCTCAATACTTCTTTGGTAGAATCCACCTTCTCCTCGGCCGcgtcctggaaacacacacacacccacacacacaggatcagaATCCCACCCCAACTCAGTGTTCACCTCCCCAGTGTTTACActgtggagagagagtcaggacaGCCTAGCAGCTCAGTGCTGCGTTTGTACTCATAAGCCCATAAACCCATATGAGTTATAGGCGGGCGCGTTACAGGCAGGCTAGTTAGAGGCAGGTGAGTTAGAGGCGGATCTGGCCCCACAGAGCCTGTGTTGGGACGGGCTTGGAGGACATGCGCTGGATCAGGATAATGAACGAGGGGAAGgagcaggtaaacacacacacgaacgggagagaaggagaaactgATGCGTGTCTTCCTAGGTGGAGGTGTCTATCCTTTGAGCTGTTCACTTTGTTTTCATTGTGGCAATAGAATTGTACATCCAttcgtccatccatccatggtTGGTGTCATGGTGGTGTCATGGTCTCACCTCGGCCCCTGGTGGGGCCTCGGCCTCTGGCCACGCCCGCGGGCGCCGCggcccctcctccttttcccatGAGCCTCAGCACGGCCACGCTGTTCACAGACATGGAGAAGTTCCTctgcacagaacacacacaggaatgtcaGGAATGCTGCTTCACACTGCAAGCGTGTCACGCTGTattaaaagagtgtgtgtgtgtgtgtgagtaggagcGAGGCATGTTTCCGTGAGAATGGGCATATGCTCGTGTGTGGGCGTGTAAATGTGCATGAGTGTATTGGAGCTGGTGTCTGTGGGAAGGTGTCTGCAtgcgtgtgagtatgtgtgtgtgtaggtgacaaCATGCATCTGCGACttagtgtgtgcgtatgtgcaaatgtgtgtataaatgtgtgtgtataaatgtgtgtgtctgacctgctcctcctctgtgaGAGGCACCAGAGCCAGAGGCTGGGTTGGCTCATCTTGGAGAATAGCAGCAAACTCCTTATCCTGCATCTCCTCTGGGACCTGctccaacacaacaacaacaacatcaacaacaacacctctctccaccaccctgggatatccacagcacacacacacacaagatgcaCACAGCATATTACATTTCATTACAGAGCATGCGTTGTGTGACACTTGTGATCTGACGGTGAGGTGAAAAACTGGAGCCAATCAGAGACACGCAACGCACAGTCAAAGAGCccgatgatgtcacacacaccctacaagcGGCCCAGATGggcttttatatatttttttaatacttTCCAATTTATCTCCCACCTCGTGAGACCAGAcatcacagcaaacacacactcatcttcctcctcaatCTAGCCAAGCCCTCCCGAACCCCCTTTCATCCACAAGAACACCTGCTCTGCTCCACCTGTGCATGTTTCCAGCCCCTGGGCATGGCGGCTGTGAGGAGGCTCCTGCAGCTGCCCCAGCTAACCCCGGCTGTGGCGGCTAGCCCCAGCTAGCCCCAGCTAACCCCGGCTGTGGCGGCTAGCCCCAGCTAGCCCCAGCTAACCCCGGCTGTGGCGGCTAGCCCCAGCTAGCCCCGGCTAACCCCAGCTAGCCCCAGCTAACCCCGGCTGTGGCGGCTAGCCCCAGCTAGCCCCAGCTAACCCCGGCTGTGGCAGCTAGCCCCAGCTAGCCCCGGCTAACCCCAGCTAGCCCCAGCTAACCCCGGCTGTGGCGGCTAGCCCCAGCTAGCCCCGGCTGTGGCGGCTAGCCCCAGCTAGCCCCGGCTAACCCCGGCTGTGGCGGCTAGCCCCGGCTGTGGCGCTGACTCACCGTGTCGTCTTTGATATAAAGTGCTAACATCTCCTCTCGGCCGTAACGGTACTCGGCCAGCTTGTACTTTGGcatggcgggggagggggggggggacgtcacACTCCCCCCACTGGACAGTGCACGGAgcctggaggggtgagggggggggaggaggggtgagggggggagagaacaacAGAGGTTAATCATACACACTCTCAACGGGGCTGACACCCCCACTCTGAGCTGCTTAGGAGTAACTGTATACTACGGGGTGATGAATATGACAGATGTACACATGAGGTTTGGGGGTGGATCTCCTAACCCGGGAGAAACACGCTTCACATTCAGCACATGTACCGCAGCTGCTGTTCCACCTAGATCAAATGAGCTTGTTGCCTTGTTGCTGTTTTCAAAACACCCAACTTAGAAATTCACATATGGGCAGAACGCTGATGTTTGGGCGTGTTGAAGCCATCAGTAAGCTACGCTGGtcagcaaaaaaacaaacactgtgtgtgtgccggctTTAGTCGTATGCTTTCCCTGCATGTCAGAATGAGATACAGCACTCCACACCACATCCAGATGGCacatctgagagagagggggcgagagaggaagagaggaagagagaagaggaagagatgaagagagagggggacaagagaggaacagagaggaaacgagaggacgagagaggagcGACAGAGCACACCACAGATGTAAACGGAGGGGTAATCTGTGTGTTGGCCAGGGATCAGGAATGCGCACAGCAGTCACAGTCCATTAGAGATGGCCTTGGACCAGACCTGGGGCCACACCGCCCTGTAAGCCCTGCACTAACATTGacagaagggggaggaaggcagggagagagagagagacagagataaagacagagtgagggcgaggggaggggggggggggggctaggaagACGGAGGTAGAGGACAAGAAGAATGAGTATTGTGGAATGCGGGGAGAAATGAATGTgtattagggagagagaggggaagagaatggACAGACTGCGATGAAAGGAGGAGGGTCGAAGGGAAGAAGACACAAAGGAATGTTGGAGCAGAAAATGTGAGCGGAGAGAAGACTGTCCAGGAAGTGGTCATTAAAAGGCAAGCAGAGttggggagtgggaggaggtgtgtaCACGGGACAGTGGAGGGACTtggagaggaagcaggaaaaggaggtgtgtgtggggggggaggggagagagtgggggcggGTTACCATTCTGGGCCGAAGTTAAGAGTCTCAGCAGTCATATTCCTCAAGTCCTCACAGAACTGAGTATCTGCAAAGTGGCAGAAAAAGGGGCGTGTCGGTCAGTGTGGAGCACACAGACAACGAGGACTGGACAAAACACTGACAGCTCCGTAGGGACGCATGCATCCTCACGCACACCTGCATGCATGCATCCTCAAGCACACCTGCATGCatgcatcctcacacacacctacgtgcatgcatcctcacacacacctacgtgcatgcatcctcacacacacctgcgtgcatgcatcctcacacacacctacgtgcatgcatcctcacacacacacacatctacatgcAAGCATCCTGACACAACTGCACATCCACGCATGACGccccacacatgcatgcattcacacacacacacacacacacacacatcaacatgcatgcatcctcacacacacacacacacacccacatgcatgcATCCCCACACTCGCgtgcatctccacacacacgctcacgcacctccacacacacacctaccctgtCCAGGTGAGAGGACCAGGCTGGACTGGGCTGGaccaggctggggctggtgaAGATAGGCGTAGGTGAGTAGAAGGCTGAGTGGTGCTGTAGATGTGTGCTCACAGAGCTCCTCAAACACACTGGTAGGAAGAAGGATAGCTGCcagtttcaggtgtgtgtgtgtgtgtgcgtgcgtggtgtGAGAATAACTCCCGAGGCAGGAAAAACCTCTGCTCACAGCTGAAGAACGTCTTCATAAAATCAAAAACCTCAGTGTCTTGTAATCCGCCGCCCAAACGAAATAAAACAATCTCGTTAGCAACGGCAATGATTGCgacgtgtaaaaaaaaaaaaatcacgatCACTCGAacgcaggagaaaaaaaaaaaaaacgacaggCCAAAACCAAAGCAGAAGAGGCCGCTGGAACAGCAGGCAGGAGCAGATGCactcgctccttctctccctctctaactcGTTTTGTTCGTTGTTCTGTCACTCCAACTGAAACGTGACTGGACCAAGACCCTCCAGGTAACTCCTCtggctcctgtcctcctcccttcaaaccactgacacagagagacagagagagaacagggactTAATAGAAGTTACAGAGAGACACTCTCAAACGAGGCTGGCAAACTGCCTATCTCCTGATTGCCAAGGCGATGTAATTTGATTTCAGTGTGTTGACACAGTGTGAGCAGGGCAGTCTGCACTGTGTTGGGAAGAGCTTGATTACTTTGACTTGTTCCAACATTTTGAGCTAACAGCGTTCAATGTAAAATGCTGTCACTGTGCTTTAAAGAATACGTGTCAGTCAGATTAGTCCTCCGGTACTAACACTAGTGCATTACAAAGCTTAAAACTTAATATTGGCATTTGTGAAAAGTACTACACATTGTGGACATACACAagacataatttttttttaatgtaaaaatgAACAATACACACTGCTAGCTTTGGTGTTTACAATGATGATGACACACTTCCAAGAAAAACTTTACAAACACAGCCCCTTTGAGACACAGCACCTGCCAATGTCATGGGAACAAGGGTCATAACCAAGCAACAGCATACCAGCGCCAGATTCTAGAGGCAAGGGTCCCTCTTATAACTGGAAGAATCCTGAAACTAACGAGTGAACCATCAAGTATAATCTTCAATAAAATACTTGCCGGGCAAGCTTTAGGTCACACCCACATTCAATACCAAAACTGTGTCTAACAATGTCAAATCCCTATATCTGCTTCTTATCGCTGATTCTCACTGTTGTTGCAACTTTTTAATTAAGAATGGTCTTTCTCTGGCTACAAAGTTATGCGGAAATTTGCTTAGAATGCTCCCAATAGCCATGGTAATAGGTAGGCTACAGGGTTCAATGCTAGCTAAGAGTAAAACCTGTCAAAACAATAACACGCAATAGCGCAGAACGGGGTATGTGGGACATAGCTAGCATCGGCTACTAACTGCATTTCGAAATGCATTACGTTTAAATATGATCCTATTAAACACAATCCATGTTTATTTCCATTTGACTCCGAACATCTTAAGAGTTGCATGTTTATTACTCCAACTAGCTAGAAGGCTAAATGTTGCCGTTGAGCCATCAAGTTAGCTAGCTTGTCACACGTTAGTTaacagctagcgttagctagctagctagcaagtaaAGCTCGAGCGCACCATGATCGCCGCCCTCCTTCCTCACTGGGGCATTCCATTTCAACCATAAATCCATCACTACCATTGCCACTGAAAACTATACCAGAGGAATATCTTATTTCAGTTGCACAAGTATAACTCCTGCTGGTTACCTACCTAATTAGCTGTATGCTGGACGTTAGGGCCTTGCGTTTCTTGCAAGGTATAGATCACAGTGAAGGGGGCGGAGTGTCCGCGCGTGTTAAAATCAACTTGCCCCTCTCCCTTTTCAACCAATGCAGGCCAAATCTGTCAACTCTACCCCGCTGTTTACATTATGGCCTTTAATACTAGCTCAGTCAAATCACAACACATCATGAGTCACCTACAATCCCCATACGATTTAATATTCACTAAACAGACGTTTCTCACCTATTACACATACGTATTCCTCTATAGATTAGCAAACAACGTTAGCaacatagctagctagttagttagTTACTGCATTGCATAGCAGCATAGCCTGCAACAAGCTAAGTTAGCCTTATAGCTAATGTAGCTAACTGCCAACTGAACCTTTTCAAAACGTTCAAGGAGAGGAGCCATGACTTACCTTTTTTTCTGAGGCGATGTTTATTTAACAAACACGCTGTATTTATTTAGCTACAATCTTTACTATTCATTTGTGTACATTGGTTTCTCCTGTATTCATGTAAACGTTCTCCTCCAACAGAATGGTACTGATCCTGAAGTCGTGCtcagtattttatttattatttcactcctctcctcctacggTCGCTGCGTGTTGATGTCTAGTCCGCTTCGCTACTCtcttgttgtttgtgtttcagaAACATGGCCGGGCTGTTCGTACCACGTGACTCCACACTGACAAGCCAGTAGCCAATGCTAGAGTTTATGCTATTTCAAGCCAAACACACCCCCACTTCTGAGCGATGAAGGATTTGGCGAttatgtcaaatgtgcatttacGTGTACGTATATCTTTACTTAAATGGGCTTATATTTGAAACAAATAAGCTTCCACGCATGGTAAATCATAAGCCAAAATGTTCGCACGTGGCCTAGGTTTCATAATTGCACGATCACATCGACAATCAACATATCAACAAGATCCCTCACAGATACATCAAACAGTGGGAATTGTGTTAACAGGGTGGCTTGCAATCAAATGTAGCTCTAGATTACACAAGCCCACGACATCATTTTCTGGAGCATCCTGACAGTGGCGCAATATTATTTTTATGGGACAATGCTAATGTTTCTAAGATTATTTCCGGTGCACAAAAAGACTGTTTCCGGGTGTTCTCAACCAGTTTTGGATGCTGCAGAACAACGAGTCAAAGGCGAAAATACATAGAATTCCGACTTTAAAAGACAGCGTAAGGTATAACTGGAGTGTTAGAATTTGACCGATGATGGAGTAATCCGTGCATAAGTTACACATATTTCCGTTCAAAGGACAACCACAGTCACATCATTGGGTACGTCTGCTAATATACTTATAGTTGTCTACTGTTAGGAATTGACCCCTCACAGACTGATATTAGTGTAAAGATGTTCGTCTTATAAGTGTTTTTCACTATGACTGGTCAAAAGTAGAAAAATAAATGATTGTGCTTCCTGTTTTTACCTTCTCAACTATTTATTTGACTGCGCTCCCTATTTT
This genomic interval carries:
- the gigyf1a gene encoding GRB10-interacting GYF protein 1 isoform X2; amino-acid sequence: MTAETLNFGPEWLRALSSGGSVTSPPPSPAMPKYKLAEYRYGREEMLALYIKDDTVPEEMQDKEFAAILQDEPTQPLALVPLTEEEQRNFSMSVNSVAVLRLMGKGGGAAAPAGVARGRGPTRGRGRGRGEGGFYQRSIEEAEVGFGRAAREIHRSQSWDDRGERRFEKASVRGGREAVRVGFEEAGPAAARKEYTRSDSDNWRILREEQEEEEEAAAANDPGGSWRLAGVRRDDGGPRSAGWREHVGPGEGRRRKFDFDFREPGEGGRRRSEGPEDERDGLPEWCTDEEDGEMGTFDASGAFLPISKGGKESMMGDLEFQGIEEEEGREEDEEGGGQEEECTGDMERNGSAGGDRDQEIREIVSSLSDGEGKPPSLPPSASPPALSAPPALGLKSGPPLAGLEPSPLANSHSAKACTMPSKEDEPAGGSTQASPRASCGLPPPPPSSSSAARALPPLGGDTEDDEGMKHLQQEAERMVASLQDSSLEEECFTQALRQDSGRNTAAALPLSHDAAMKWFYKDPQAEIQGPFTTLEMCEWFQAGYFTMTLLVKRGCDEGFQPLGDVIKMWGRVPFAPGPSPPPLLVRPPPPRPLPARGPASTLDQERLKKQQELSAAATLYQQLQQQQLFQLINRCGDQGMMPSMNRSMSVPDTGSMWDMHTSASQQSGGEASLWDLTMNSSTQGPTLEQLQKLQQERREAELRSKREEEEQRKRREEKRRQQEEQKIREEEELFRRKQCRQQQELIMKLLQQAPQQAGGGAGGSGSGSGWSGGPTSGLAKQGKGLSLLDLQQQETERLLKQQQRVQQQQRDRHPGLSMGGQWGEGSVGSLWSGGVLDGKAGGSGGMGLWDEAVKNQSSMRSGGLGMKNSRSSPSLSEQYMLRRKRTEEEDKLLKLLQGIKQPQDGFTTWCEQMLHALNTSANNSSSALDVATIVAYLKEVESPYEVLDFIRSYLGDTMEAKAFAKQFLERRAKQKANHQRQQQQLSKEVAGLNMNFPLQDSMRGVNPAALQSMFQAAQMGKGGVYDSQGGKMKKKQPVMLHSDPSILGYSFHNAGERLSLNEMEMVEDY
- the gigyf1a gene encoding GRB10-interacting GYF protein 1 isoform X1; amino-acid sequence: MTAETLNFGPEWLRALSSGGSVTSPPPSPAMPKYKLAEYRYGREEMLALYIKDDTVPEEMQDKEFAAILQDEPTQPLALVPLTEEEQRNFSMSVNSVAVLRLMGKGGGAAAPAGVARGRGPTRGRGRGRGEGGFYQRSIEEAEVGFGRAAREIHRSQSWDDRGERRFEKASVRGGREAVRVGFEEAGPAAARKEYTRSDSDNWRILREEQEEEEEAAAANDPGGSWRLAGVRRDDGGPRSAGWREHVGPGEGRRRKFDFDFREPGEGGRRRSEGPEDERDGLPEWCTDEEDGEMGTFDASGAFLPISKKGGKESMMGDLEFQGIEEEEGREEDEEGGGQEEECTGDMERNGSAGGDRDQEIREIVSSLSDGEGKPPSLPPSASPPALSAPPALGLKSGPPLAGLEPSPLANSHSAKACTMPSKEDEPAGGSTQASPRASCGLPPPPPSSSSAARALPPLGGDTEDDEGMKHLQQEAERMVASLQDSSLEEECFTQALRQDSGRNTAAALPLSHDAAMKWFYKDPQAEIQGPFTTLEMCEWFQAGYFTMTLLVKRGCDEGFQPLGDVIKMWGRVPFAPGPSPPPLLVRPPPPRPLPARGPASTLDQERLKKQQELSAAATLYQQLQQQQLFQLINRCGDQGMMPSMNRSMSVPDTGSMWDMHTSASQQSGGEASLWDLTMNSSTQGPTLEQLQKLQQERREAELRSKREEEEQRKRREEKRRQQEEQKIREEEELFRRKQCRQQQELIMKLLQQAPQQAGGGAGGSGSGSGWSGGPTSGLAKQGKGLSLLDLQQQETERLLKQQQRVQQQQRDRHPGLSMGGQWGEGSVGSLWSGGVLDGKAGGSGGMGLWDEAVKNQSSMRSGGLGMKNSRSSPSLSEQYMLRRKRTEEEDKLLKLLQGIKQPQDGFTTWCEQMLHALNTSANNSSSALDVATIVAYLKEVESPYEVLDFIRSYLGDTMEAKAFAKQFLERRAKQKANHQRQQQQLSKEVAGLNMNFPLQDSMRGVNPAALQSMFQAAQMGKGGVYDSQGGKMKKKQPVMLHSDPSILGYSFHNAGERLSLNEMEMVEDY